The Takifugu rubripes chromosome 7, fTakRub1.2, whole genome shotgun sequence genome has a segment encoding these proteins:
- the fam131bb gene encoding uncharacterized protein fam131bb isoform X4: MGCIGSRRLTADGVPVQKDGEQLSMEDTTSILPRLKRNSNPYGIGALAKSSLSGVTRTMKERVTKPTAMAQGRVAHMIEWQNWGMQTVGAGGIPQSRITTQEREKERRLENDAYSDLSDGEKEARFAAGILQQFAISEATLLAWTSMDGESPRSGSNQGSVAHLSEVNQESITSRDQILHHSSAEVWPHTYVSQGHYCLSSSDAWEPINNDPSGVASPPAGSYVVGTDGYDGQAHFLSQQQQQLTLQQQSQLQQLQQIQQIQHYQQQQLLQYQQQQSLEHRLHSANHSLQATPNSTIHSLVHQVHPPLVDLWNTGQMEAYQTEAGGYMGVSAVVEPSLCVPSGEEMVGTEHSPLLEQQEEEEEVKEEDVTLRMEPESATLTPPTQQGDASGGSSPGQPPAEPISERKASDVTTGLVQTLEEQDEEGLSASVATN; encoded by the exons ATGGGATGCATCGGCTCTAGGAGACTGA CGGCCGACGGTGTGCCGGTCCAGAAGGATGGGGAGCAG CTGTCTATGGAAGACACCACGTCAATCCTGCCACGGCTCAAGAGGAACTCAAACCCCTACGGCATCGGGGCTCTGGCTAAGTCTTCTCTGTCag GTGTGACCCGCACCATGAAGGAGAGGGTGACCAAGCCCACAGCCATGGCACAGGGGCGCGTCGCGCATATGATTGAGTGGCAAAACTGGGGGATGCAGACAGTGGGCGCGGGCGGCATTCCCCAGTCCCGCATCACCACCCAGGAGCGGGAAAAGGAGCGGCGGCTGGAGAACGACGCCTACAGTGACCTTAGCGACGGCGAGAAGGAGGCTCGCTTCGCAGCAG GTATCCTACAGCAGTTTGCGATCTCAGAGGCGACCCTCTTGGCCTGGACGTCGATGGATGGCGAGAGTCCGCGGTCGGGGTCGAACCAGGGCAGCGTAGCTCATCTGAGCGAAGTCAACCAGGAAAGCATCACCAGTCGAG atcAGATATTGCACCACTCCTCAGCAGAGGTGTGGCCACACACGTACGTCTCCCAGGGCCACtactgcctctcctcctccgacGCCTGGGAGCCCATCAACAACGATCCCTCCGGGGTGGCGTCTCCGCCGGCGGGCTCCTACGTCGTCGGGACCGACGGATACGACGGACAGGCTCACTTCctgtcgcagcagcagcaacagctgactctccagcagcagagccagctgcagcagctgcagcagatccagcagatccagcactaccagcaacagcagctcctgcagtaCCAGCAACAACAG TCTCTGGAGCACCGGCTGCACAGCGCCAACCACTCTTTGCAAGCAACCCCCAACAGCACCATCCACAGTCTGGTCCATCAGGTTCACCCACCATTGGTGGATCTGTGGAACACGGGTCAGATGGAGGCCTATCAGACGGAGGCTGGAGGCTACATGGGTGTGTCAGCGGTGGTGGAGCCCAGCCTTTGTGTTCCCTCCGGAGAGGAGATGGTGGGAACAGAGCACTCCCCCttactggagcagcaggaggaagaggaggaggtcaaG GAAGAGGATGTGACACTGCGCATGGAGCCAGAGTCGGCCACGTTGACTCCGCCCACGCAACAGGGGGATGCCTCCGGCGGCAGTAGTCCGGGGCAACCGCCGGCAGAGCCAATCTCCGAGAGGAAGGCGTCTGATGTCACCACCGGCCTTGTTCAGACTCTAGAGGAGCAGGACGAGGAGGGGCTGTCAGCATCCGTGGCAACCAACTGA
- the fam131bb gene encoding uncharacterized protein fam131bb isoform X2, whose protein sequence is MGCIGSRRLTADGVPVQKDGEQHGRSEFSWEGINLSMEDTTSILPRLKRNSNPYGIGALAKSSLSGVTRTMKERVTKPTAMAQGRVAHMIEWQNWGMQTVGAGGIPQSRITTQEREKERRLENDAYSDLSDGEKEARFAAGILQQFAISEATLLAWTSMDGESPRSGSNQGSVAHLSEVNQESITSRDQILHHSSAEVWPHTYVSQGHYCLSSSDAWEPINNDPSGVASPPAGSYVVGTDGYDGQAHFLSQQQQQLTLQQQSQLQQLQQIQQIQHYQQQQLLQYQQQQSLEHRLHSANHSLQATPNSTIHSLVHQVHPPLVDLWNTGQMEAYQTEAGGYMGVSAVVEPSLCVPSGEEMVGTEHSPLLEQQEEEEEVKEEDVTLRMEPESATLTPPTQQGDASGGSSPGQPPAEPISERKASDVTTGLVQTLEEQDEEGLSASVATN, encoded by the exons ATGGGATGCATCGGCTCTAGGAGACTGA CGGCCGACGGTGTGCCGGTCCAGAAGGATGGGGAGCAG catGGACGTTCAGAATTTTCATGGGAAGGAATCAAT CTGTCTATGGAAGACACCACGTCAATCCTGCCACGGCTCAAGAGGAACTCAAACCCCTACGGCATCGGGGCTCTGGCTAAGTCTTCTCTGTCag GTGTGACCCGCACCATGAAGGAGAGGGTGACCAAGCCCACAGCCATGGCACAGGGGCGCGTCGCGCATATGATTGAGTGGCAAAACTGGGGGATGCAGACAGTGGGCGCGGGCGGCATTCCCCAGTCCCGCATCACCACCCAGGAGCGGGAAAAGGAGCGGCGGCTGGAGAACGACGCCTACAGTGACCTTAGCGACGGCGAGAAGGAGGCTCGCTTCGCAGCAG GTATCCTACAGCAGTTTGCGATCTCAGAGGCGACCCTCTTGGCCTGGACGTCGATGGATGGCGAGAGTCCGCGGTCGGGGTCGAACCAGGGCAGCGTAGCTCATCTGAGCGAAGTCAACCAGGAAAGCATCACCAGTCGAG atcAGATATTGCACCACTCCTCAGCAGAGGTGTGGCCACACACGTACGTCTCCCAGGGCCACtactgcctctcctcctccgacGCCTGGGAGCCCATCAACAACGATCCCTCCGGGGTGGCGTCTCCGCCGGCGGGCTCCTACGTCGTCGGGACCGACGGATACGACGGACAGGCTCACTTCctgtcgcagcagcagcaacagctgactctccagcagcagagccagctgcagcagctgcagcagatccagcagatccagcactaccagcaacagcagctcctgcagtaCCAGCAACAACAG TCTCTGGAGCACCGGCTGCACAGCGCCAACCACTCTTTGCAAGCAACCCCCAACAGCACCATCCACAGTCTGGTCCATCAGGTTCACCCACCATTGGTGGATCTGTGGAACACGGGTCAGATGGAGGCCTATCAGACGGAGGCTGGAGGCTACATGGGTGTGTCAGCGGTGGTGGAGCCCAGCCTTTGTGTTCCCTCCGGAGAGGAGATGGTGGGAACAGAGCACTCCCCCttactggagcagcaggaggaagaggaggaggtcaaG GAAGAGGATGTGACACTGCGCATGGAGCCAGAGTCGGCCACGTTGACTCCGCCCACGCAACAGGGGGATGCCTCCGGCGGCAGTAGTCCGGGGCAACCGCCGGCAGAGCCAATCTCCGAGAGGAAGGCGTCTGATGTCACCACCGGCCTTGTTCAGACTCTAGAGGAGCAGGACGAGGAGGGGCTGTCAGCATCCGTGGCAACCAACTGA
- the fam131bb gene encoding uncharacterized protein fam131bb isoform X5, whose translation MKERVTKPTAMAQGRVAHMIEWQNWGMQTVGAGGIPQSRITTQEREKERRLENDAYSDLSDGEKEARFAAGILQQFAISEATLLAWTSMDGESPRSGSNQGSVAHLSEVNQESITSRDQILHHSSAEVWPHTYVSQGHYCLSSSDAWEPINNDPSGVASPPAGSYVVGTDGYDGQAHFLSQQQQQLTLQQQSQLQQLQQIQQIQHYQQQQLLQYQQQQSLEHRLHSANHSLQATPNSTIHSLVHQVHPPLVDLWNTGQMEAYQTEAGGYMGVSAVVEPSLCVPSGEEMVGTEHSPLLEQQEEEEEVKEEDVTLRMEPESATLTPPTQQGDASGGSSPGQPPAEPISERKASDVTTGLVQTLEEQDEEGLSASVATN comes from the exons ATGAAGGAGAGGGTGACCAAGCCCACAGCCATGGCACAGGGGCGCGTCGCGCATATGATTGAGTGGCAAAACTGGGGGATGCAGACAGTGGGCGCGGGCGGCATTCCCCAGTCCCGCATCACCACCCAGGAGCGGGAAAAGGAGCGGCGGCTGGAGAACGACGCCTACAGTGACCTTAGCGACGGCGAGAAGGAGGCTCGCTTCGCAGCAG GTATCCTACAGCAGTTTGCGATCTCAGAGGCGACCCTCTTGGCCTGGACGTCGATGGATGGCGAGAGTCCGCGGTCGGGGTCGAACCAGGGCAGCGTAGCTCATCTGAGCGAAGTCAACCAGGAAAGCATCACCAGTCGAG atcAGATATTGCACCACTCCTCAGCAGAGGTGTGGCCACACACGTACGTCTCCCAGGGCCACtactgcctctcctcctccgacGCCTGGGAGCCCATCAACAACGATCCCTCCGGGGTGGCGTCTCCGCCGGCGGGCTCCTACGTCGTCGGGACCGACGGATACGACGGACAGGCTCACTTCctgtcgcagcagcagcaacagctgactctccagcagcagagccagctgcagcagctgcagcagatccagcagatccagcactaccagcaacagcagctcctgcagtaCCAGCAACAACAG TCTCTGGAGCACCGGCTGCACAGCGCCAACCACTCTTTGCAAGCAACCCCCAACAGCACCATCCACAGTCTGGTCCATCAGGTTCACCCACCATTGGTGGATCTGTGGAACACGGGTCAGATGGAGGCCTATCAGACGGAGGCTGGAGGCTACATGGGTGTGTCAGCGGTGGTGGAGCCCAGCCTTTGTGTTCCCTCCGGAGAGGAGATGGTGGGAACAGAGCACTCCCCCttactggagcagcaggaggaagaggaggaggtcaaG GAAGAGGATGTGACACTGCGCATGGAGCCAGAGTCGGCCACGTTGACTCCGCCCACGCAACAGGGGGATGCCTCCGGCGGCAGTAGTCCGGGGCAACCGCCGGCAGAGCCAATCTCCGAGAGGAAGGCGTCTGATGTCACCACCGGCCTTGTTCAGACTCTAGAGGAGCAGGACGAGGAGGGGCTGTCAGCATCCGTGGCAACCAACTGA
- the fam131bb gene encoding uncharacterized protein fam131bb isoform X1, which produces MGCIGSRRLTADGVPVQKDGEQHGRSEFSWEGINLSMEDTTSILPRLKRNSNPYGIGALAKSSLSGVSGVTRTMKERVTKPTAMAQGRVAHMIEWQNWGMQTVGAGGIPQSRITTQEREKERRLENDAYSDLSDGEKEARFAAGILQQFAISEATLLAWTSMDGESPRSGSNQGSVAHLSEVNQESITSRDQILHHSSAEVWPHTYVSQGHYCLSSSDAWEPINNDPSGVASPPAGSYVVGTDGYDGQAHFLSQQQQQLTLQQQSQLQQLQQIQQIQHYQQQQLLQYQQQQSLEHRLHSANHSLQATPNSTIHSLVHQVHPPLVDLWNTGQMEAYQTEAGGYMGVSAVVEPSLCVPSGEEMVGTEHSPLLEQQEEEEEVKEEDVTLRMEPESATLTPPTQQGDASGGSSPGQPPAEPISERKASDVTTGLVQTLEEQDEEGLSASVATN; this is translated from the exons ATGGGATGCATCGGCTCTAGGAGACTGA CGGCCGACGGTGTGCCGGTCCAGAAGGATGGGGAGCAG catGGACGTTCAGAATTTTCATGGGAAGGAATCAAT CTGTCTATGGAAGACACCACGTCAATCCTGCCACGGCTCAAGAGGAACTCAAACCCCTACGGCATCGGGGCTCTGGCTAAGTCTTCTCTGTCaggtgtgtcag GTGTGACCCGCACCATGAAGGAGAGGGTGACCAAGCCCACAGCCATGGCACAGGGGCGCGTCGCGCATATGATTGAGTGGCAAAACTGGGGGATGCAGACAGTGGGCGCGGGCGGCATTCCCCAGTCCCGCATCACCACCCAGGAGCGGGAAAAGGAGCGGCGGCTGGAGAACGACGCCTACAGTGACCTTAGCGACGGCGAGAAGGAGGCTCGCTTCGCAGCAG GTATCCTACAGCAGTTTGCGATCTCAGAGGCGACCCTCTTGGCCTGGACGTCGATGGATGGCGAGAGTCCGCGGTCGGGGTCGAACCAGGGCAGCGTAGCTCATCTGAGCGAAGTCAACCAGGAAAGCATCACCAGTCGAG atcAGATATTGCACCACTCCTCAGCAGAGGTGTGGCCACACACGTACGTCTCCCAGGGCCACtactgcctctcctcctccgacGCCTGGGAGCCCATCAACAACGATCCCTCCGGGGTGGCGTCTCCGCCGGCGGGCTCCTACGTCGTCGGGACCGACGGATACGACGGACAGGCTCACTTCctgtcgcagcagcagcaacagctgactctccagcagcagagccagctgcagcagctgcagcagatccagcagatccagcactaccagcaacagcagctcctgcagtaCCAGCAACAACAG TCTCTGGAGCACCGGCTGCACAGCGCCAACCACTCTTTGCAAGCAACCCCCAACAGCACCATCCACAGTCTGGTCCATCAGGTTCACCCACCATTGGTGGATCTGTGGAACACGGGTCAGATGGAGGCCTATCAGACGGAGGCTGGAGGCTACATGGGTGTGTCAGCGGTGGTGGAGCCCAGCCTTTGTGTTCCCTCCGGAGAGGAGATGGTGGGAACAGAGCACTCCCCCttactggagcagcaggaggaagaggaggaggtcaaG GAAGAGGATGTGACACTGCGCATGGAGCCAGAGTCGGCCACGTTGACTCCGCCCACGCAACAGGGGGATGCCTCCGGCGGCAGTAGTCCGGGGCAACCGCCGGCAGAGCCAATCTCCGAGAGGAAGGCGTCTGATGTCACCACCGGCCTTGTTCAGACTCTAGAGGAGCAGGACGAGGAGGGGCTGTCAGCATCCGTGGCAACCAACTGA
- the fam131bb gene encoding uncharacterized protein fam131bb isoform X3 codes for MGCIGSRRLTADGVPVQKDGEQLSMEDTTSILPRLKRNSNPYGIGALAKSSLSGVSGVTRTMKERVTKPTAMAQGRVAHMIEWQNWGMQTVGAGGIPQSRITTQEREKERRLENDAYSDLSDGEKEARFAAGILQQFAISEATLLAWTSMDGESPRSGSNQGSVAHLSEVNQESITSRDQILHHSSAEVWPHTYVSQGHYCLSSSDAWEPINNDPSGVASPPAGSYVVGTDGYDGQAHFLSQQQQQLTLQQQSQLQQLQQIQQIQHYQQQQLLQYQQQQSLEHRLHSANHSLQATPNSTIHSLVHQVHPPLVDLWNTGQMEAYQTEAGGYMGVSAVVEPSLCVPSGEEMVGTEHSPLLEQQEEEEEVKEEDVTLRMEPESATLTPPTQQGDASGGSSPGQPPAEPISERKASDVTTGLVQTLEEQDEEGLSASVATN; via the exons ATGGGATGCATCGGCTCTAGGAGACTGA CGGCCGACGGTGTGCCGGTCCAGAAGGATGGGGAGCAG CTGTCTATGGAAGACACCACGTCAATCCTGCCACGGCTCAAGAGGAACTCAAACCCCTACGGCATCGGGGCTCTGGCTAAGTCTTCTCTGTCaggtgtgtcag GTGTGACCCGCACCATGAAGGAGAGGGTGACCAAGCCCACAGCCATGGCACAGGGGCGCGTCGCGCATATGATTGAGTGGCAAAACTGGGGGATGCAGACAGTGGGCGCGGGCGGCATTCCCCAGTCCCGCATCACCACCCAGGAGCGGGAAAAGGAGCGGCGGCTGGAGAACGACGCCTACAGTGACCTTAGCGACGGCGAGAAGGAGGCTCGCTTCGCAGCAG GTATCCTACAGCAGTTTGCGATCTCAGAGGCGACCCTCTTGGCCTGGACGTCGATGGATGGCGAGAGTCCGCGGTCGGGGTCGAACCAGGGCAGCGTAGCTCATCTGAGCGAAGTCAACCAGGAAAGCATCACCAGTCGAG atcAGATATTGCACCACTCCTCAGCAGAGGTGTGGCCACACACGTACGTCTCCCAGGGCCACtactgcctctcctcctccgacGCCTGGGAGCCCATCAACAACGATCCCTCCGGGGTGGCGTCTCCGCCGGCGGGCTCCTACGTCGTCGGGACCGACGGATACGACGGACAGGCTCACTTCctgtcgcagcagcagcaacagctgactctccagcagcagagccagctgcagcagctgcagcagatccagcagatccagcactaccagcaacagcagctcctgcagtaCCAGCAACAACAG TCTCTGGAGCACCGGCTGCACAGCGCCAACCACTCTTTGCAAGCAACCCCCAACAGCACCATCCACAGTCTGGTCCATCAGGTTCACCCACCATTGGTGGATCTGTGGAACACGGGTCAGATGGAGGCCTATCAGACGGAGGCTGGAGGCTACATGGGTGTGTCAGCGGTGGTGGAGCCCAGCCTTTGTGTTCCCTCCGGAGAGGAGATGGTGGGAACAGAGCACTCCCCCttactggagcagcaggaggaagaggaggaggtcaaG GAAGAGGATGTGACACTGCGCATGGAGCCAGAGTCGGCCACGTTGACTCCGCCCACGCAACAGGGGGATGCCTCCGGCGGCAGTAGTCCGGGGCAACCGCCGGCAGAGCCAATCTCCGAGAGGAAGGCGTCTGATGTCACCACCGGCCTTGTTCAGACTCTAGAGGAGCAGGACGAGGAGGGGCTGTCAGCATCCGTGGCAACCAACTGA